Proteins from one Triticum aestivum cultivar Chinese Spring chromosome 7A, IWGSC CS RefSeq v2.1, whole genome shotgun sequence genomic window:
- the LOC123153783 gene encoding two-component response regulator ORR24-like, translated as MGGDQRQMMEGAAEDKFPAGLRVLAVDDDCVCLKVLDNLLHGCKYHRESLEDAKTALKILRSGKEKFDVVITDVRMQDMDSFKLLELIRLEMDLPVIMLSEDCDKKAVTEGINHGACDYLVKPVHTNELKNIWQHVERKRKSEAIRHISGDDDDDQRAQLGTAGKSNDGANTDENKENTQASTTQKKPKVGWTIELHTKFMEAINQIGLYRATPKKILEMMNVDFLTRKNVSSHLQKYKLYLKRVNPNPLGDACVRWNSFMNIQGSFMHNHEPERKNFSGRD; from the exons ATGGGTGGGGACCAAAGGCAGATGATGGAGGGTGCGGCGGAGGACAAGTTCCCGGCCGGGTTACGAGTCCTCGCCGTGGACGACGACTGCGTCTGCCTCAAGGTGCTAGACAACCTCTTGCACGGCTGCAAATACCACCGTGAGTCTCTTGA GGATGCCAAGACGGCGTTGAAGATTCTCAGGTCGGGGAAGGAGAAGTTCGATGTGGTCATCACCGACGTGCGCATGCAGGACATGGACAGCTTCAAGCTCCTCGAGCTCATCCGCCTCGAGATGGATCTGCCCGTCATCA TGCTATCTGAAGATTGCGACAAGAAGGCTGTGACGGAGGGGATAAATCATGGGGCGTGTGACTATTTGGTGAAGCCAGTGCATACCAACGAGCTAAAAAACATATGGCAGCATGTTGAAAGAAAGAGAAAATCAGAAGCAATAAGGCACattagcggtgatgatgatgacgatcagAGAGCACAGCTTGGGACTGCTGGCAAGAGCAATGATGGAGCTAATACTGATGAGAACAAAGAGAACACACAGGCATCCACTACCCAGAAGAAGCCAAAAGTGGGATGGACAATTGAGCTGCATACAAAGTTTATGGAAGCTATCAACCAGATCGGCCTTTATA GGGCTACTCCAAAAAAGATTCTGGAGATGATGAATGTCGATTTCCTCACTAGAAAAAATGTATCGAGTCATCTACAG AAGTATAAATTGTACTTGAAAAGAGTCAACCCAAACCCACTTGGTGATGCATGTGTAAGATGGAACTCTTTCATGAACATTCAGGGGAGTTTTATGCATAACCATGAACCTGAAAG GAAGAACTTCAGTGGCAGAGACTGA